One window from the genome of Dyella sp. A6 encodes:
- the dbpA gene encoding ATP-dependent RNA helicase DbpA, producing MTDFSTLPLKPALLASLQAHDYTAMTPVQAQSLPPILAGHDVIAQARTGSGKTAAFGLGLLQALDVDTIRLQALVLCPTRELADQVSKAIRRLAANIPNVKLLTLCGGMPLGPQLASLSHDPHIVVGTPGRVQEHLKRGSLHGGGIKVLVLDEADRMLDMGFGEAIDDIIGRIAKHHQTLLFSATYPDAIRSASRRLQKAPVEVTVETPAEALPAIEQQFVEVEPAHKLDALAQLLASNREQHALVFCNMRKDVDAVAQELDRRGFSALALHGDMEQRDRDEVLVRFANRSCGVLVATDVAARGLDIAALPQVISYDIAHDPDTHTHRIGRTGRAGQSGLAITLCTPRERPKATNIEQALGEALPWRPLKLAPPRGKTLHLAPMKTLVIDAGRQDKLRPGDILGALTGDAGLSAGDIGKIDVFATRAYVAITRALANKALERLRAGKIKGRNFRVRGLG from the coding sequence ATGACCGATTTCAGCACGCTACCGCTCAAACCCGCCCTGCTCGCCAGCCTGCAGGCACACGACTACACCGCGATGACTCCGGTGCAGGCGCAGAGCCTGCCGCCGATCCTGGCCGGGCACGACGTGATCGCCCAGGCGCGTACCGGCAGCGGCAAGACCGCCGCGTTCGGCCTCGGCCTGCTGCAGGCGCTGGACGTGGACACCATCCGGCTGCAGGCGCTGGTGCTGTGCCCCACCCGCGAGCTTGCCGACCAGGTCAGCAAGGCGATCCGCCGGCTCGCCGCCAACATCCCCAACGTGAAGCTGCTGACCCTTTGTGGCGGCATGCCGCTGGGGCCGCAGCTGGCATCGCTTTCGCACGACCCGCACATCGTGGTGGGTACGCCCGGCCGCGTGCAGGAGCACCTGAAGCGCGGCAGCCTGCATGGCGGCGGCATCAAGGTACTGGTGCTGGACGAGGCCGACCGCATGCTCGACATGGGCTTCGGCGAGGCCATCGACGACATCATCGGACGCATCGCCAAGCACCACCAGACCCTGCTGTTCTCCGCCACCTATCCGGACGCGATCCGCAGCGCCAGCCGACGGCTGCAGAAGGCCCCCGTCGAGGTCACCGTGGAAACACCGGCCGAAGCCCTGCCGGCGATCGAGCAGCAGTTCGTCGAGGTGGAGCCGGCGCACAAGCTCGACGCGCTGGCGCAGCTGCTGGCGAGCAACCGCGAGCAGCACGCGCTGGTGTTCTGCAACATGCGCAAGGACGTCGATGCGGTGGCGCAGGAGCTGGACCGCCGCGGTTTCTCCGCGCTGGCCCTGCACGGCGACATGGAACAGCGCGACCGCGACGAGGTGCTGGTGCGTTTCGCCAACCGCAGCTGCGGCGTGCTGGTAGCTACCGACGTGGCCGCACGCGGGCTGGACATCGCCGCGCTGCCCCAGGTGATCAGCTACGACATCGCGCACGACCCGGACACCCACACCCACCGCATCGGCCGCACCGGCCGCGCCGGCCAGTCCGGCCTGGCGATCACCCTGTGCACGCCGCGCGAGCGGCCCAAGGCCACCAACATCGAACAGGCGCTGGGCGAGGCGCTACCGTGGCGCCCGCTGAAACTGGCCCCACCGCGCGGCAAGACCCTGCACCTGGCACCGATGAAGACCCTGGTGATCGACGCGGGCCGCCAGGACAAGCTGCGTCCCGGCGACATTCTCGGCGCGCTCACCGGCGACGCCGGCCTGTCCGCCGGCGACATCGGCAAGATCGACGTATTCGCCACCCGCGCCTACGTCGCCATTACCCGTGCGCTGGCGAACAAGGCACTGGAACGCCTGCGCGCCGGCAAGATCAAGGGACGCAACTTCCGCGTGCGCGGCCTGGGTTGA
- the ligA gene encoding NAD-dependent DNA ligase LigA, translating into MSSQPLTDDIRARAADLRARIEQANYQYHVLDDPEIPDVDYDRMMRELEALEDAHAELATADSPTRRVGARASGGFAEVRHAMPMLSLSNAFEQDGDDDRTRFQEVADFERRIEQTLDRRDPLFSVEPKLDGLAISLRYEHGVFVQGATRGDGETGEDVTANLRTVRAIPLRLRGEGWPEVLEVRGEVIMLRKDFEAFNEHARRHDGKTLANPRNGAAGSLRQLDPAVTARRRLSFFAYAVGVVEGGSLPPTHSATLQQLRAWGFPVSPEVDTARGFDGLIAYFRRIGEKRDRLPYDIDGVVYKLDDYEGQHAMGFVARAPRWAIAHKFPAQEQTTCVEAIEIQIGRTGAATPVARLAPVQVAGVTVTNATLHNADQVARLDVRVGDTVIVRRAGDVIPEVVRVMPEQRPPHTQPWHMPARCPVCGSALLREEGAAAFRCSGGLFCAAQRKEALIHFASRRAMDIDGLGERYVDALVEFDMVKTPVDLYALTVDDFVAMKQRADERDGTVPETVKQGKIATKWAENLVEAIDASRSTTLARFLFGLGIMHIGESTAKTLAAWLGRLEFVRGMPAPVLRVLPDIGSEVAASIAGFFAQAGNQQVVDALLAAGIRFIDEGDPSPKLRERLDLAVLLDMVNVSKLGPKSTALLASHYPTLERLLQAGQAHWIAAGLPQAAAINLDAYLADTAQLDALRDAEQAMQRLLDALPEATQADGLPLEGQTVVLTGSMAVLSRDQAKERLEALGAKVAGSVSKKTSFVVAGEASGSKLDKANELGVPVWDEAALLALLESHGVAP; encoded by the coding sequence ATGAGCAGCCAGCCCCTTACCGACGACATCCGTGCACGTGCCGCCGACCTGCGTGCGCGCATTGAACAGGCCAATTACCAGTACCACGTGCTCGACGATCCGGAAATTCCCGATGTCGACTACGACCGCATGATGCGCGAGCTGGAAGCGCTGGAAGACGCCCACGCCGAGCTGGCGACCGCCGACTCGCCGACGCGTCGCGTGGGTGCGCGTGCCAGCGGCGGTTTTGCCGAGGTGCGTCACGCGATGCCGATGCTGTCGCTGTCCAATGCCTTCGAGCAGGATGGCGATGACGACCGCACCCGCTTCCAGGAGGTGGCCGATTTCGAGCGGCGCATCGAACAGACGCTGGATCGCCGCGATCCGCTGTTCTCGGTGGAGCCCAAGCTGGACGGTCTGGCGATCAGCCTGCGCTACGAGCATGGCGTGTTCGTGCAGGGCGCTACGCGCGGTGACGGCGAGACCGGCGAGGACGTGACCGCGAACCTGCGCACGGTGCGTGCGATTCCGCTGCGCCTGCGCGGCGAGGGCTGGCCGGAGGTGCTGGAGGTGCGTGGCGAGGTGATCATGCTGCGCAAGGACTTCGAGGCCTTCAACGAACATGCGCGCCGGCACGACGGCAAGACCCTGGCCAACCCGCGCAACGGTGCGGCCGGCTCGCTGCGCCAGCTCGATCCGGCGGTGACCGCGCGGCGCCGGCTGAGCTTTTTCGCCTATGCGGTGGGCGTGGTCGAAGGCGGCAGTCTGCCGCCGACGCACTCGGCCACGCTGCAGCAGCTGCGTGCCTGGGGTTTTCCGGTGTCGCCCGAGGTGGATACCGCGCGCGGTTTCGACGGCCTGATCGCCTACTTCCGCCGCATTGGCGAAAAGCGCGACCGGTTGCCGTACGACATCGACGGCGTGGTCTACAAGCTGGACGACTACGAAGGCCAGCACGCGATGGGTTTCGTGGCGCGTGCGCCGCGCTGGGCGATCGCGCACAAGTTCCCGGCACAGGAACAGACAACCTGCGTCGAGGCGATCGAGATCCAGATCGGCCGGACCGGTGCGGCCACGCCGGTGGCGCGGCTGGCGCCGGTGCAGGTCGCGGGCGTCACCGTGACCAATGCCACCTTGCACAACGCCGACCAGGTGGCGCGGCTGGATGTGCGCGTGGGCGACACGGTGATCGTGCGCCGCGCCGGCGACGTGATTCCCGAGGTGGTCCGGGTGATGCCCGAACAGCGCCCGCCGCACACGCAGCCCTGGCACATGCCGGCGCGCTGTCCGGTGTGCGGCTCGGCGCTGCTGCGCGAAGAAGGTGCGGCGGCCTTCCGCTGTTCCGGCGGCCTGTTCTGCGCGGCGCAGCGCAAGGAAGCACTGATCCACTTCGCCTCGCGCCGGGCAATGGATATCGATGGCCTGGGCGAGCGCTATGTCGACGCCTTGGTCGAGTTCGACATGGTGAAGACGCCAGTCGACCTCTACGCGCTGACCGTGGACGACTTCGTCGCCATGAAGCAGCGCGCCGACGAGCGCGATGGCACCGTCCCGGAAACGGTCAAGCAGGGCAAGATCGCCACCAAGTGGGCCGAGAACCTGGTCGAGGCGATCGACGCCAGCCGCAGCACAACGCTGGCGCGCTTCCTGTTCGGGCTGGGCATCATGCACATCGGCGAAAGCACCGCGAAGACGCTGGCCGCGTGGCTGGGCCGGCTCGAGTTCGTGCGCGGCATGCCGGCGCCGGTGCTGCGCGTCTTGCCGGATATCGGCAGCGAGGTGGCGGCATCGATCGCCGGGTTCTTCGCGCAGGCCGGCAACCAACAGGTGGTCGACGCGCTGCTCGCTGCCGGCATCCGCTTCATCGACGAGGGCGATCCCTCGCCGAAACTGCGCGAACGGCTGGACCTGGCGGTGCTGCTGGACATGGTCAATGTGTCCAAGCTAGGCCCCAAGAGCACGGCGCTGCTGGCCAGTCATTACCCCACGCTCGAGCGGCTGCTGCAGGCGGGGCAGGCGCACTGGATCGCCGCAGGCCTGCCGCAGGCGGCCGCGATCAACCTGGATGCCTATCTGGCCGACACCGCACAGCTTGATGCACTGCGCGATGCGGAGCAGGCGATGCAGCGCCTGCTCGATGCACTGCCCGAAGCAACCCAGGCCGACGGCTTGCCGCTGGAGGGGCAGACCGTGGTACTCACCGGCAGCATGGCTGTGCTCAGCCGCGACCAGGCCAAGGAGCGGCTCGAGGCGCTGGGCGCCAAGGTAGCCGGCAGCGTCTCGAAGAAGACCAGCTTCGTGGTGGCCGGCGAAGCGTCCGGTTCCAAGCTGGACAAGGCCAACGAACTCGGCGTGCCGGTCTGGGACGAGGCCGCCTTGCTGGCCCTGCTGGAATCGCATGGGGTGGCGCCGTGA
- the epmA gene encoding EF-P lysine aminoacylase EpmA: protein MTGFDLDALHRRARLNAQVRAFFAERGVLEVETPILSAAGNTDPNIESFVTGFSGHVDAGARERWLRTSPEFPLKRLLAAGVGDCYELGRVFRNGEAGGRHNPEFSMLEWYRVGWDHRELMHETIDLVQAALVSEGRRAEVLIEGYRQLFLDELGLDPMHASLDALQAPLAGYGIDPAGLTRDDWLDLLLTHKLQPAFPRQRITVIHDYPASQCALARIRAGDPPLAERFELYLGPYELANGYHELNDAAEQRARFQQDNERRRQRGLHEVPPDERLLAVLDAMPDCAGVALGMERLLMCLAGTDAIADVLAFPFADA, encoded by the coding sequence ATGACCGGGTTCGATCTCGACGCACTGCATCGGCGCGCACGCCTGAACGCGCAGGTCCGCGCGTTCTTTGCCGAACGTGGCGTGCTGGAGGTGGAGACGCCGATCCTGTCGGCCGCGGGCAATACCGATCCGAATATCGAGAGCTTCGTGACGGGTTTCAGCGGGCACGTGGATGCCGGCGCGCGCGAACGCTGGCTGCGCACCTCGCCGGAATTTCCGCTCAAGCGCCTGCTCGCTGCCGGCGTGGGCGACTGCTACGAGCTGGGCCGCGTGTTCCGCAATGGCGAGGCCGGTGGTCGTCACAATCCCGAGTTCAGCATGCTGGAGTGGTACCGGGTGGGGTGGGACCATCGCGAGCTGATGCACGAGACGATCGACCTGGTGCAGGCCGCGCTGGTGTCGGAGGGGCGGCGTGCCGAGGTGCTGATCGAGGGGTACCGGCAGCTGTTCCTGGACGAACTGGGACTGGACCCGATGCACGCCAGCCTCGACGCGCTGCAGGCGCCGCTGGCCGGTTACGGGATCGATCCGGCCGGACTCACGCGCGACGACTGGCTGGACCTGCTGCTCACCCACAAACTGCAGCCGGCCTTTCCGCGCCAGCGCATCACGGTGATCCACGACTATCCGGCCAGCCAGTGCGCGCTGGCGCGGATCCGAGCGGGCGATCCGCCGCTGGCCGAGCGTTTCGAGCTGTATCTGGGGCCGTATGAACTGGCCAACGGCTACCACGAACTGAACGACGCGGCCGAGCAGCGCGCACGCTTCCAGCAGGACAACGAACGTCGCCGCCAGCGTGGCCTGCACGAAGTGCCGCCTGACGAACGCCTGCTGGCGGTGCTCGACGCGATGCCGGACTGCGCTGGCGTAGCGCTGGGCATGGAGCGGCTGCTGATGTGCCTGGCCGGCACCGATGCCATTGCTGACGTGCTGGCGTTCCCCTTTGCCGATGCCTGA